In a single window of the Dinghuibacter silviterrae genome:
- a CDS encoding AI-2E family transporter — MEIKVYPFYARLSLSLVAIFLIFFFLKYAESIFIPMSFAGLLAIMLIAPCDFLEKKGIPRGIAAIVSLLLSVFLVVFVLYFISSQIISFRNDLPALVTQFESVLDSIQVWIKHRFHMTHTGMQQLMNSAKSQTISSTGSIVGSTVSSLSNTLLYAVLIPIYTFLLLLYRGLVVRFLIRAFQDQHTPKVYDILGKTRHVIKNYIVGLMIEMAIVAFLNCTLFFIIGVKYALLLGVIGALLNLIPYLGIFTALILSCLITFTTNTPTVVLELAIAMVGVHLVDSNILLPRVVGSKVRINALATILGVVVGSMLWGIPGMFLAVPIVAILKVIFDGVDSLNAWGILLGDDRDEATVHQKKKHGLRWPVLRKRRVPAGEAEA; from the coding sequence ATGGAGATCAAAGTCTATCCCTTTTACGCCCGGTTAAGCCTGAGCCTTGTCGCCATCTTCCTGATTTTCTTTTTCCTCAAATATGCAGAAAGCATCTTCATACCGATGTCTTTTGCGGGGTTGCTGGCCATTATGCTGATCGCGCCCTGTGACTTTTTGGAAAAAAAGGGCATCCCGCGGGGTATCGCCGCCATCGTGTCCCTGCTGCTGTCGGTTTTCCTGGTGGTCTTCGTCCTGTACTTTATTTCCTCGCAGATCATCAGTTTCCGGAACGACCTGCCGGCCCTGGTCACGCAGTTTGAATCCGTCCTGGACAGCATACAGGTGTGGATCAAACACCGCTTCCACATGACACACACCGGGATGCAACAGCTGATGAATTCCGCCAAGAGCCAGACCATTTCCAGCACGGGCTCCATCGTGGGCAGCACCGTTTCCTCGCTGTCGAATACGCTCCTGTACGCCGTCCTGATCCCCATCTATACGTTTCTGTTGCTGCTGTACCGGGGGCTTGTCGTCCGTTTCCTGATCCGCGCCTTCCAGGACCAGCACACGCCCAAGGTCTATGACATCCTGGGTAAAACCCGCCACGTCATCAAAAACTATATCGTAGGATTGATGATCGAAATGGCCATCGTCGCCTTTTTGAACTGCACATTGTTCTTTATCATCGGTGTAAAATACGCGCTCCTGCTGGGGGTCATTGGCGCCCTGCTGAACCTGATCCCCTATCTCGGAATCTTTACCGCGCTCATCCTAAGCTGTCTGATCACTTTTACGACCAATACACCCACGGTCGTCCTGGAGCTGGCGATTGCCATGGTGGGCGTGCATTTGGTGGATAGCAACATACTTTTGCCCAGGGTCGTCGGATCCAAGGTGCGGATCAACGCATTGGCCACCATCCTCGGGGTCGTCGTGGGGTCGATGTTGTGGGGCATCCCCGGTATGTTCCTTGCAGTCCCCATTGTGGCCATCCTCAAAGTCATCTTTGACGGGGTCGACAGCCTGAATGCCTGGGGGATCCTCTTAGGGGACGACCGGGACGAAGCTACGGTGCATCAAAAAAAGAAGCACGGGTTGCGGTGGCCGGTGCTCCGGAAGCGCAGGGTGCCCGCTGGCGAAGCGGAGGCTTAA
- a CDS encoding S53 family peptidase translates to MNTPYSTRLVLPGSKKSVPPGEPATGLQKTDLINVTLKLRPGRPLPDLRDMPHGRGFTPLSRETFGELYGTSKEDIAAVEAFARHEGFSLVRIEPQKRAVEIRGTIAQMEHTFQVSLSHYKDTSGQIFRGRTGDVYIPSELEGIVRGVFGLDTRPIATPKIKRLPAASPLRAAVATTSYNPTDIARLYNFPDGYTGQGQCIAIIELGGGYNTSDINTYYQSLGLAAPTLVAIPVDGGSNNPGNGVSDADGEVTLDIEVAGTVAPAATIAVYFAGNTSKAFQDAVSAAIHDTTNKPSVISISWGGPEDSSYGSYYTTFDEEFQAASTMGITVCVAAGDSGSSDGVSDGKVHVDYPASSAYVLGCGGTTLQANVQTDSINSEVVWNEPGNGGATGGGVSDLFSLPSYQSGAKVPVSPNTGNPGRGVPDVAGDADPATGYNILLGGQREPIGGTSAVAPLMAGLVARLNQALGKPVGFLNPILYSNPSVCRDITQGNNDTVDSGSTYAAGPGWDACTGNGVPDGGMLLEILKS, encoded by the coding sequence ATGAACACTCCCTATTCGACGCGCCTTGTCCTGCCGGGCAGCAAAAAGTCCGTTCCCCCCGGTGAACCCGCTACGGGTCTTCAAAAGACCGACCTCATCAATGTGACACTCAAACTCCGGCCAGGCCGGCCCCTGCCCGACCTCCGGGACATGCCCCATGGCCGTGGGTTTACCCCCCTGAGCCGGGAAACCTTTGGGGAATTATATGGGACGAGCAAAGAAGACATCGCCGCCGTAGAGGCGTTTGCCCGCCACGAAGGGTTTAGCCTCGTCCGGATAGAGCCCCAGAAAAGGGCCGTCGAGATCCGGGGAACCATCGCCCAGATGGAACACACCTTCCAGGTCAGCCTTTCCCATTATAAGGACACTTCCGGCCAGATTTTCCGGGGTCGCACAGGAGATGTGTACATCCCTTCAGAGCTGGAAGGAATCGTCCGGGGTGTTTTTGGGTTGGACACCCGCCCCATTGCCACGCCCAAGATCAAACGGTTACCGGCCGCCTCCCCCCTCCGCGCCGCGGTGGCGACCACTTCCTACAACCCGACCGACATCGCCCGGTTATATAATTTTCCCGACGGATATACCGGCCAGGGACAATGCATCGCCATCATCGAGCTCGGCGGCGGGTACAACACCAGCGACATCAACACGTATTACCAAAGCCTTGGTCTCGCCGCCCCCACCCTCGTCGCCATCCCGGTCGACGGCGGTTCTAACAATCCCGGGAATGGTGTCAGCGATGCCGACGGCGAAGTCACCCTCGATATAGAGGTTGCCGGGACCGTTGCCCCCGCTGCTACAATCGCCGTATATTTTGCGGGGAATACGTCAAAAGCCTTTCAGGACGCGGTTTCCGCCGCCATCCACGACACCACCAACAAGCCCTCCGTCATCTCCATCAGCTGGGGCGGACCAGAGGACTCCTCCTACGGTTCCTACTATACCACCTTCGACGAGGAATTCCAGGCCGCCTCAACGATGGGCATCACCGTTTGCGTCGCCGCCGGCGATTCCGGTTCCAGCGACGGCGTCAGTGATGGAAAAGTACACGTCGACTACCCCGCCAGCAGCGCCTACGTCCTCGGCTGCGGCGGCACCACCCTCCAGGCCAACGTCCAAACCGACTCCATCAACAGCGAAGTCGTCTGGAACGAACCCGGCAACGGCGGCGCCACCGGCGGCGGCGTCAGCGACCTCTTCAGCCTGCCCTCCTATCAAAGCGGCGCCAAGGTCCCTGTGTCCCCCAACACCGGCAACCCCGGCCGGGGCGTACCCGACGTGGCCGGCGACGCAGACCCCGCCACCGGCTACAACATCCTTTTGGGCGGCCAGAGAGAACCCATCGGCGGGACCTCCGCCGTGGCGCCCCTCATGGCAGGCCTCGTCGCCCGGCTCAACCAGGCGCTTGGAAAGCCCGTCGGGTTTCTCAATCCCATTCTCTATTCCAATCCTTCGGTTTGCCGGGATATCACCCAGGGGAATAATGATACCGTGGATTCCGGGTCCACGTACGCCGCGGGGCCGGGGTGGGATGCTTGTACGGGGAATGGTGTGCCGGATGGGGGGATGTTGTTGGAGATTTTGAAAAGCTGA
- a CDS encoding phosphosulfolactate synthase, with the protein MQPNFYLTHIPERTQPPRTNGLTMVTDKGLSVESTKDYLSVAYPYVDLAKLAFGVSFVLPHLREKIDAYRAHNIPVYFGGLLFEAFIVRNQFADYLALLKDYDITCVEVSDGSINISHTEKCGYIEKLSKQAMVLSEVGSKDKDREHITPPYKWIELMQAELNAGASYVIAEARETGTVGLYRDSGEVREGLVQEILTRIPGEKIIWEAPLKDQQLYFLGLLGCNANLGNVATQDVIALEAMRIGLRGDSFHFFLENL; encoded by the coding sequence ATGCAACCGAACTTTTACCTCACGCACATCCCCGAGCGCACGCAGCCTCCCCGTACAAATGGTCTAACCATGGTGACGGACAAGGGGTTAAGCGTCGAAAGCACCAAGGACTACCTGTCGGTGGCCTACCCCTACGTAGACCTGGCCAAACTCGCGTTTGGCGTGTCTTTTGTGCTGCCGCACCTAAGGGAAAAGATCGACGCCTACCGCGCCCATAACATTCCCGTATATTTTGGGGGGTTGTTGTTCGAAGCGTTTATCGTGCGGAACCAGTTTGCGGATTACCTGGCGCTGTTGAAGGACTATGACATCACCTGTGTGGAAGTGTCCGACGGGTCGATCAATATCTCCCATACCGAAAAGTGCGGATACATCGAGAAGTTGTCCAAACAGGCCATGGTGTTGAGCGAAGTGGGGTCCAAGGACAAGGACCGCGAACACATTACCCCTCCCTATAAGTGGATCGAGCTGATGCAGGCGGAACTAAACGCCGGCGCCAGCTATGTCATTGCGGAAGCCCGCGAAACCGGCACGGTTGGTTTGTACCGGGATTCGGGCGAGGTCCGCGAAGGCCTCGTACAGGAAATCCTGACGCGTATTCCGGGGGAAAAGATCATCTGGGAAGCGCCGCTCAAGGATCAGCAGTTGTATTTCCTCGGTTTGCTGGGGTGTAACGCCAACCTGGGGAATGTTGCCACACAGGATGTGATCGCCCTGGAGGCGATGCGGATCGGCTTACGGGGCGATTCGTTCCATTTTTTCCTCGAAAACCTTTAA
- a CDS encoding sugar phosphate isomerase/epimerase family protein, with protein sequence MTSSRRTFLKNSTLAMAGVAVAPLLPHTRVCLQLYSVRDAMKADPTGTLKQLAAMGYRNVEHANYIDRKFYGFDAVSFRKILSDLGLAMVSGHTELKEGVHWSGSDFTDAWKHTLEDAKTAGQEYVVCPWLDESLRGDYDRLQRWMAVFNKCGALCKTMGLQFGYHNHDFEFKDHLNGKLLFDIILSETDPSLVAQQLDIGNLLLGGAKPMDVLQAHPGRFALLHVKDMIPAHGTGEMGGAYESTILGQGILDTRSVVTRAVRQGATQLTIEQESYQGRNPLDDARNDLTTMHRWGF encoded by the coding sequence ATGACTTCCTCACGCCGGACATTCCTGAAAAATAGCACCTTAGCCATGGCCGGGGTCGCCGTAGCGCCCTTGTTGCCCCACACCCGTGTTTGTCTCCAACTGTATTCCGTCCGGGACGCCATGAAGGCGGACCCCACGGGGACGTTAAAACAACTGGCGGCGATGGGTTACCGGAACGTGGAACACGCCAATTATATCGACCGGAAGTTTTATGGCTTTGACGCCGTTTCCTTCCGGAAGATCTTAAGCGACCTGGGGTTGGCGATGGTCAGTGGACACACGGAATTAAAAGAGGGCGTCCACTGGAGCGGAAGTGACTTTACCGACGCCTGGAAACACACCCTGGAAGATGCAAAAACGGCGGGCCAGGAATACGTCGTCTGCCCCTGGCTGGACGAGTCCCTCCGGGGGGACTATGACCGGCTGCAACGCTGGATGGCCGTGTTCAACAAGTGCGGGGCGCTGTGTAAAACCATGGGCCTGCAGTTCGGCTACCACAACCACGACTTCGAATTTAAAGACCACCTGAACGGGAAACTCCTTTTTGATATCATCCTTTCCGAAACCGACCCGTCGCTGGTCGCCCAACAGCTGGACATCGGTAACCTGCTGTTGGGCGGGGCCAAACCCATGGACGTGTTGCAGGCTCACCCCGGCCGGTTTGCCCTCTTACACGTCAAAGACATGATCCCCGCACACGGTACGGGTGAAATGGGCGGAGCTTACGAAAGCACGATTCTTGGCCAGGGTATCCTTGATACCCGGTCGGTGGTTACCCGCGCGGTGCGGCAGGGCGCCACGCAGCTGACCATCGAACAGGAATCCTACCAGGGCCGAAATCCGCTCGATGACGCACGTAACGATCTGACTACCATGCATCGTTGGGGTTTCTAA
- a CDS encoding aldo/keto reductase has product MEYRQLGHTGLQLSVLGYGSWITFKGQVDDKAAGDMMQIAYDNGVNFFDNAEVYARGESERIMGRVLRLKGWERSSYVLTSKAYFGWHHPNLPTQHGLARKHLREACDEALERLQTSYLDIFYCHRPDPTVPVEEIVWTMHQLFLAGKILYWGTSEWTASGIQAAITAAERYHLLRPVVEQPEYNLFRRFKVEEDYALLYDTYGLGLTTWSPLHSGMLTGKYNDGIPKGSRLDLPEFKGMMGMAYSEEKVGKARAFKAIADQAGYSMTDLALAWVIHNPHVTCAILGASKPEQLEQNLRALTIDLSPDLVEQIEKATRISDDK; this is encoded by the coding sequence ATGGAATATAGACAATTGGGCCACACAGGCTTACAACTGAGCGTACTGGGCTATGGAAGCTGGATCACCTTCAAAGGCCAAGTCGACGACAAGGCCGCGGGCGACATGATGCAGATCGCCTACGATAATGGCGTTAATTTTTTTGACAATGCCGAGGTCTATGCGCGGGGCGAAAGCGAGCGGATTATGGGGCGGGTTCTCCGCTTGAAGGGTTGGGAGCGTTCCTCCTACGTATTGACCAGCAAGGCCTACTTTGGTTGGCACCACCCCAACTTGCCCACCCAGCACGGTCTGGCCCGCAAGCACCTCCGCGAGGCCTGCGACGAAGCTTTGGAACGTTTGCAGACCAGCTACCTGGACATTTTTTATTGCCATCGTCCCGACCCCACGGTACCCGTGGAGGAGATCGTGTGGACCATGCATCAACTTTTCCTTGCCGGAAAAATCCTCTACTGGGGCACCAGCGAATGGACTGCGTCCGGCATACAAGCAGCCATCACTGCCGCGGAGCGCTATCATCTCCTCCGTCCGGTGGTCGAGCAGCCCGAATACAACCTGTTCCGGCGTTTTAAGGTCGAAGAGGACTACGCCCTTTTGTACGACACCTACGGGTTGGGGCTCACCACCTGGAGCCCCTTGCACAGCGGCATGCTCACCGGCAAATACAACGACGGCATCCCCAAAGGCAGCCGGCTGGACCTGCCGGAGTTTAAAGGCATGATGGGCATGGCCTATTCGGAGGAAAAAGTCGGAAAAGCCCGGGCGTTCAAAGCCATCGCCGACCAGGCGGGTTATTCAATGACCGATCTGGCCCTGGCCTGGGTCATCCATAATCCCCATGTCACCTGCGCCATCCTCGGCGCCTCCAAACCCGAACAGCTCGAACAAAACCTCCGGGCGTTGACGATTGATTTAAGTCCTGACCTGGTAGAACAGATCGAGAAAGCAACACGCATTTCTGATGATAAATGA
- a CDS encoding two-component regulator propeller domain-containing protein → MRKCLLVILISMGRLASYAQPQLYPFIHIGSAQGLSYNEIHAIYKDDKGFMWFGTMSGLNRYDGHEFRVFRHDPADPGSIGENTIKAIFEGPGERLWVQFSDNVLNIYDPRTETFNRDVNAALNALAIPGGSISNIVKDRSGCFWFVQPTVGLFRFDPRRQLTTRVLLDPEEPTVAADNITDFTTDNHGHFWIIRRDGLLECLDTGSLRISRVDRTITKASSGQATDYNVYADNLGDLWIYSTGDARGIWFYKTTDRSFLHLDKSTATCPLNNDIVRDVVQDDAGLIWIGTDHGGVNLLNKTTLQIRYLEHNDFDDNTVSQNAITCLFKDNAGTVWVGTYKQGINVYHPGAIRFPLYRHHPFVPGSLGFDDVNRFVEDPRGNLWIGTNGGGLIYWDRTTGKFTSYVHNPSNPNSPSSDVIISLCIDHRGMLWIGSYFGGLDRFDGRTFTHYRHHPTDSTSLGDDRVWEILEDKWGQLWVGTLAAGLDLMDRDHGRFRHFRFGDQPKTIQSNYISELTQDTAGNLWIGTGTGVDVLEHKTGRFRNYDLANGISSRNILAVIADSLNRVWIGTAEGLNLFDPVLGKTLHVWNKADGLPDNYILTIAEDNNHNLWLGTPSGLCNAVLKYPGADAPGKGGALPPGVAPQLQATTYDESSGLQSRQFNENAVLRTREGELVFGGPNGFNVFKPGNIHTDKETPAIVFTDLQVFNKSIAPGDKLHGRTILPAALPQTREVTLRYNENVFSVSFADLDYSGNQKTAYSYRLDGFNQDWLALPARQWSATYTNLDPGTYTFRVRAVPTQGVGQPREASLVIHVLPPFWKTPLAFVLYVLFIIGVLALARNILIERTRMKFRLEQERKEAQNMHELDMMKIRFFTNVSHEFRTPLSLILAPLEKLIKQEGTGAAQFQLMYRNARRLLNLVNQLLDFRRMEVQEFTLHRSSGDVVRYVRELTQSFSDISEKRHIALDFQSEVGECVTAFDRDKLEKIVFNLLSNAFKFTQEGGRVDVRVRVDGDAVEIRVADTGIGIPADQQDRIFERFFQHDLPGNMINQGSGIGLALTKEFVKLHQGTITVESEPDKGSCFIVRLPIVQLPPKAVAREDGEAAGTPVGGDAAHAPAGEARSGDDAAGAPPPRTRKRPTLLLVEDNEDFRFYLKDNLRAYYEVVEAPNGKEGWKKVQASPPDLVVSDIMMPEMDGIALARRIKHDPRTAHIPVILLTARADEEQQLEGFGTGANDYITKPFNFELLLARIRNLLAQKRHQRAASKNMEVNPSPVEVTPLDQQFLRQSVEAVEARLSDPDFSVEDLSRALHCSRVTLYKKLSSLTGKAPLDFIRHIRLKRAADLLAKSQLTVAEIAYEVGFNNPKYFAKFFKREFGVQPSAYKQLNKQTPS, encoded by the coding sequence ATGAGAAAGTGTCTGCTGGTCATATTGATCTCGATGGGGCGTCTTGCGTCGTACGCGCAGCCTCAGTTGTACCCTTTTATACATATAGGTAGCGCCCAGGGGCTTTCCTATAACGAAATACACGCCATTTATAAAGATGACAAGGGGTTTATGTGGTTTGGCACCATGTCTGGGCTCAACCGCTACGACGGGCACGAGTTCCGCGTCTTCCGGCATGATCCGGCGGACCCCGGCTCCATCGGGGAAAACACCATCAAAGCCATCTTTGAAGGACCCGGCGAGCGGTTGTGGGTCCAGTTCAGCGACAATGTCCTCAACATCTATGATCCCCGGACCGAAACCTTCAACCGCGATGTCAACGCCGCGCTGAACGCACTCGCCATACCCGGGGGAAGCATTTCGAATATTGTAAAGGACCGGTCCGGCTGCTTTTGGTTTGTACAGCCCACCGTGGGTCTTTTTCGTTTCGATCCCCGCCGCCAGCTGACCACCCGCGTCCTTCTTGATCCCGAAGAGCCCACCGTCGCCGCCGACAACATCACCGACTTTACCACGGACAACCACGGTCACTTCTGGATCATCCGCAGGGATGGTCTCCTGGAATGCCTGGATACCGGTTCGCTCCGGATCAGCCGCGTGGACCGCACCATCACCAAAGCGTCTTCCGGTCAGGCCACCGATTACAATGTATACGCCGACAACCTGGGCGACCTCTGGATCTACAGCACCGGGGACGCCCGCGGCATCTGGTTTTACAAAACCACCGACCGTTCCTTTCTCCACCTCGACAAAAGCACCGCCACCTGTCCCCTCAACAACGACATCGTCCGGGATGTGGTCCAGGACGATGCGGGCCTGATCTGGATCGGCACCGACCACGGGGGCGTCAACCTGCTCAACAAAACCACCTTACAGATCCGCTACCTCGAACACAATGATTTTGACGACAACACCGTCAGCCAAAACGCCATCACCTGTTTGTTCAAAGACAACGCCGGCACCGTTTGGGTCGGCACCTATAAACAAGGGATCAATGTCTATCATCCCGGTGCGATCCGTTTTCCCCTGTACCGTCACCATCCCTTTGTCCCCGGCAGCCTTGGCTTTGACGATGTCAACCGTTTTGTGGAAGACCCCAGGGGCAACCTTTGGATCGGCACCAACGGCGGCGGCCTCATCTATTGGGACCGTACCACCGGAAAGTTTACCAGCTACGTACACAACCCGTCGAATCCCAACAGTCCTTCCAGCGATGTCATCATCAGCCTGTGCATCGACCACCGGGGGATGCTGTGGATCGGCAGCTATTTCGGGGGACTCGACCGTTTCGACGGCAGGACCTTTACCCACTACCGCCACCACCCCACGGACAGCACCTCTCTTGGCGATGACCGCGTGTGGGAGATCCTGGAAGACAAATGGGGGCAGCTCTGGGTGGGCACCCTCGCCGCCGGTCTCGACCTCATGGACCGCGACCACGGCCGCTTCCGCCACTTCCGCTTCGGAGACCAACCTAAAACCATACAGTCCAACTATATCTCCGAGCTCACGCAAGATACCGCCGGCAACCTGTGGATCGGCACCGGCACCGGCGTCGACGTCCTGGAACACAAAACGGGCCGTTTCCGCAACTACGACCTCGCCAACGGCATCAGCAGCCGCAACATCCTCGCGGTGATCGCCGACAGCCTCAACCGCGTGTGGATCGGCACCGCCGAAGGCCTCAACCTCTTCGACCCCGTCCTCGGAAAAACCCTCCACGTCTGGAACAAGGCCGACGGGCTCCCCGACAATTATATCCTCACCATTGCCGAGGACAACAACCACAACCTTTGGTTGGGGACGCCTTCGGGGCTTTGCAATGCGGTGTTGAAGTACCCCGGCGCGGATGCGCCGGGCAAAGGCGGTGCACTGCCGCCCGGTGTAGCCCCCCAACTCCAGGCCACCACCTACGACGAATCCAGCGGCCTCCAGTCGCGGCAGTTCAATGAGAACGCCGTGCTGCGCACCCGCGAAGGCGAGCTTGTTTTTGGCGGACCCAACGGGTTTAACGTTTTCAAGCCCGGGAACATCCATACGGATAAGGAAACGCCGGCCATTGTTTTTACTGACCTCCAGGTATTCAACAAAAGCATCGCCCCGGGGGACAAACTCCACGGGCGGACCATCCTACCCGCGGCGCTGCCGCAAACCCGCGAGGTCACGTTGCGGTATAACGAAAATGTATTTTCGGTGTCTTTTGCCGACCTCGATTATTCGGGCAACCAAAAGACCGCATATTCTTACCGGCTCGACGGGTTTAACCAGGACTGGCTGGCGCTGCCCGCCCGCCAATGGAGTGCCACGTATACAAACCTCGACCCGGGTACCTACACCTTCCGGGTCAGGGCGGTTCCCACACAGGGCGTCGGCCAGCCGCGGGAGGCGTCCCTGGTCATCCATGTCCTGCCGCCGTTTTGGAAAACGCCCCTGGCCTTTGTCCTTTACGTCCTTTTTATCATCGGTGTGCTGGCCCTCGCCCGAAACATCCTGATCGAACGGACGCGGATGAAGTTCCGCCTCGAACAGGAACGAAAGGAAGCGCAAAACATGCACGAACTGGACATGATGAAGATCCGGTTCTTTACCAATGTCAGCCACGAGTTCCGGACGCCCCTGAGCCTTATCCTGGCGCCCCTGGAAAAGCTGATCAAACAAGAGGGCACCGGGGCGGCACAGTTCCAACTGATGTACCGGAACGCGCGCCGCCTCCTCAACCTGGTCAACCAGCTCCTGGACTTCCGGCGTATGGAGGTCCAGGAATTTACCTTGCACCGCAGCAGCGGGGACGTCGTCCGGTACGTGCGGGAACTCACCCAATCTTTTTCCGACATATCCGAAAAACGGCACATCGCGCTCGACTTCCAAAGCGAGGTAGGGGAGTGCGTCACCGCCTTTGACCGGGACAAGCTCGAAAAAATCGTATTCAACCTCTTGTCCAACGCTTTCAAATTCACGCAGGAAGGCGGCCGGGTGGATGTCCGGGTACGGGTGGACGGCGACGCCGTGGAGATCCGGGTCGCCGACACGGGGATCGGCATCCCCGCCGACCAGCAGGACCGCATCTTCGAACGGTTTTTCCAGCACGACCTCCCGGGGAATATGATCAACCAGGGCAGCGGGATCGGGCTGGCCCTGACCAAGGAGTTCGTAAAGCTGCACCAGGGAACCATCACCGTGGAAAGCGAGCCGGATAAGGGGAGTTGTTTTATCGTGCGGTTGCCGATTGTGCAGTTGCCGCCGAAGGCAGTAGCCCGTGAGGACGGCGAGGCCGCAGGCACACCAGTTGGCGGAGACGCCGCGCACGCACCGGCCGGGGAAGCGCGATCCGGCGATGATGCGGCGGGCGCGCCCCCGCCGCGCACGCGCAAGCGCCCCACGCTCCTCCTGGTGGAAGACAACGAGGACTTCCGTTTCTACCTGAAGGATAACCTGCGCGCGTATTACGAAGTCGTGGAGGCGCCCAATGGGAAAGAAGGCTGGAAAAAAGTGCAGGCATCGCCCCCGGACCTGGTGGTGAGCGACATCATGATGCCGGAAATGGACGGGATCGCGCTGGCACGGCGGATCAAGCATGACCCGCGGACGGCGCACATACCGGTGATCCTGCTCACGGCGCGGGCGGACGAGGAGCAGCAGTTGGAGGGGTTTGGCACGGGGGCGAACGACTATATCACCAAGCCGTTCAATTTCGAGCTGCTGCTGGCGCGGATACGGAACCTGCTGGCGCAGAAACGGCACCAGCGGGCGGCCTCCAAAAATATGGAGGTCAACCCGAGCCCGGTGGAGGTGACGCCGCTGGACCAGCAGTTTCTCCGGCAGTCGGTGGAGGCGGTGGAAGCGCGGCTGTCGGACCCGGACTTTTCGGTGGAGGACCTGAGCCGGGCGCTTCATTGCAGCCGGGTGACCCTGTACAAGAAACTGTCTTCCCTGACGGGGAAGGCGCCTTTGGACTTTATCCGGCACATCCGGTTGAAACGGGCGGCGGACCTTTTGGCAAAAAGCCAGCTGACCGTGGCTGAAATCGCCTACGAGGTGGGGTTCAACAACCCGAAGTATTTTGCCAAGTTCTTTAAGCGGGAATTTGGGGTACAGCCTTCGGCCTATAAGCAGCTTAACAAACAGACCCCCTCTTGA
- a CDS encoding helix-turn-helix domain-containing protein, protein MKRSELLHSKDYWLVQIQNNLYGVIEEYMKKKGINRTQLAEELNVTKGYISQVLNGDFDHKLSKLVDLAIATGNAPILNFVNLGEYIKDDARNREHIYYSNHKPVQYFNVHVHPSLIQNSTPKISWQRVAERTPGYRASLTETESLS, encoded by the coding sequence ATGAAAAGAAGTGAACTGTTACACAGCAAAGATTACTGGTTGGTCCAAATCCAGAATAATCTTTATGGTGTGATCGAAGAATATATGAAAAAAAAGGGCATCAATCGAACGCAGCTTGCAGAAGAGCTAAACGTAACAAAGGGATATATTTCACAGGTCTTGAATGGGGATTTTGATCATAAACTCAGTAAGCTGGTCGACCTGGCCATTGCGACTGGGAATGCACCAATTCTAAACTTTGTGAATCTGGGGGAGTATATAAAAGACGATGCTCGAAATCGGGAGCATATTTATTACTCGAATCACAAGCCGGTGCAATATTTCAATGTTCATGTCCACCCTTCTTTAATCCAGAATTCAACTCCCAAAATTAGTTGGCAGCGTGTTGCGGAAAGGACTCCTGGTTATAGAGCTTCATTGACGGAAACAGAATCTTTATCTTAG
- a CDS encoding SDR family NAD(P)-dependent oxidoreductase, with translation MDLKLNDKVALITGGASGIGRAVVKMMLAEGARIVIADLHDPQNSDVLFIKTDVSHREEVHSLIQAALGAYGHLDILFNIAGPGAVGSQLDTDDTEFHRQINGHVLGTFLCTQAVLPHMMERRYGKIINIGSFAAHGVMDSIPAYCAAFGAVDAYTKNVGRWAAPYNININTVSPGNILTPMTVQWLSEDNRMETLSSAIPIRRIGSPEDVAAACVFLASDVARHIVAADINVSGGQRI, from the coding sequence ATGGACCTGAAATTAAACGACAAAGTCGCCCTCATCACCGGTGGCGCCTCCGGTATCGGGCGGGCCGTCGTCAAAATGATGCTGGCGGAGGGCGCGCGCATCGTGATCGCCGACCTACACGATCCCCAGAATAGCGATGTACTTTTTATAAAAACGGATGTGTCTCACCGGGAGGAGGTGCATTCGCTCATACAAGCCGCTCTGGGGGCCTATGGACATCTGGATATCCTGTTTAATATCGCTGGTCCCGGCGCCGTGGGCAGCCAGCTCGACACCGACGATACCGAATTCCACCGGCAGATCAATGGTCACGTTCTGGGGACCTTTTTGTGTACCCAGGCCGTGCTGCCCCACATGATGGAACGCCGCTACGGCAAGATCATCAACATCGGTTCCTTTGCGGCGCACGGTGTCATGGATTCGATCCCCGCTTATTGCGCCGCCTTCGGCGCCGTGGACGCCTATACCAAAAACGTGGGGCGATGGGCGGCGCCCTATAATATCAATATCAACACGGTTTCGCCGGGCAATATTCTTACGCCAATGACGGTGCAATGGCTCAGCGAAGATAACCGTATGGAAACCTTATCTTCTGCTATCCCGATCCGACGGATCGGGTCGCCGGAGGACGTGGCCGCCGCCTGTGTGTTTCTCGCCTCCGACGTTGCGCGGCATATTGTTGCTGCGGATATAAACGTGAGCGGCGGGCAGCGCATATAG